GTCAGCACAACCAGAAACACAACATTTTCCCCAGCCACGGGCTACGACAGCTGCATGAGAAGTCATCCCCCCTCTAGCAGTCAATATCCCTGCAGCAGCATGCataccaccaacatcttctggACTAGTTTCTGTTCTTACCTGCAATCATTACTACATATAATGAGTCCAACCTAAACATTTGAAACAAGGCGAAAAAGCTGGAAGGTGTTCTTGCCTAACTTATAGCTTATCTGTTGTTAATGATAGATCGTATAAGAATAAGAACCAGTGTCAGCTTACCAAGATGGCACTTTTTCCTTGTGCATGCCAAGCTTCAGCATCTTCAGCACTAAATACAACTTGCCCTATTGCGGCTCCTGGAGATGCAGGCAATCCCGTGGCTACCACTTTGTCTTTGTAAGCCGAAGGATTTTCAAACTAGATGAATAAAGACGCAAGATTGTTATTTAAAGAAATATGCAAAGTCGACAGGTTCTTCTGTTTAAGTTATGCTAGGTTGCCTGCCAAATGCAAATTTTGCAACATATATATAGAAGATATTAATATGGTTAATCAGATAGGAGTTGTGGATGTTCTATCATGATTAGAAAAGATATTGCTGCAAAGTTTTCGACCATCTGACCAGGATTTTTGTATCTCTTGACAGAAATATTGATGGCACTCAAAAGTTTAGAAATGCAGAACGTGCATTCTACTAATACATGAGACTCTGTTTGATACTCAGAGTTAAATATATGCTGCTTATTTAGATAGAATATCAGCTGCATTGCATATAAGTTAAGCTCCCTCTACAAAATGTATACCTGCGGGTGAAGAAGCTGATCCAGATGCTGTGGCTCCACCATCTTAATTGCAGTGCGAGCATCAACAAGTCCTTCATTGACCATGTCTACCGCAATTTTCACTGCACCTTGACCTGTGCGTTTGCCTGATCGACATTGCAGCATCCACAACCTATTTTCTTGAACAGTGAATTCTATGTCCTGTAATCAACAAAGaagcattttatatttttacagtTACAGTAATTCTGCATATGTAAGAACGACatcttttgaatttaatatattatcagCTAAGATACTGAAAAAGTATGCCAAGCAATATGACTTCAAACTGTTACAAATTTACCATCATATCTTTATAGTGTCGCTCTAAGATTTCACAATTCTCCACGAGCTCCTTGTAAGCATCAGGCATGCAATTTTTCATGGTGTTCAGGTCTTCTGGTGTTCTAATTCCAGCAACCACATCCTCTCCCTGTTGAAAGATGCTTATCAGCCAAGTAATAGAAGCATTATAAGTAAGCCTTCATAATTATCTATGATAAAAAGTCATAGTGAATGTAGCACTTTCAGACCTGAGCATTGATTAGAAACTCCCCATAGAGCTTCTTTTCACCTGTACTTGGGTTTCTTGTGAAGAGGACACCTGTACCGGATGTGTTCCCCATGTTCCCAAACACCATAGTTTGAATATTCACAGCCGTTCCCTTTAATCCAGTTATCTGATTGATGCTTCTGTACTTGTTGGCCCTTGGACTGTCCCAGGAGTCAAAAACTGCATTTATGGCCAACTGCATCTGTTTCTTTGGATCTGCACAGGAAGACAAGCAAGCAGAACAGAAATCAGAAGCTATTTTCTCTTGATCTAGTGAACATAATGAGTTGGTGACCATACTTGATACCTGAAGGAAACTTTCCACCAGTAGCTTTGATGTAGACCTTCTTGTACTGCTCCACAAGTTCTTGAAGATCAGCAGCAGTTAGATCAGTGTCTTCCTTAACCCCTTTCACAGCTTTTAAATTTTCTAGTTCTTCCTCGAAAGAGGAGTGTGGAATTCCCATCACCTTCCAAGAAACAGAAATTTGTGAACaactttaaaacaaataaatccaGATAATAGATTACAGTAAAAGCAATTTAAAAACTTCATGTCGTTTGGCCAAATCCAAAAGGAAACAGAAACCTAAAGTGTTTAGAAGTAAGAGGAAACTACATACAACATTTCCAAACATGTCAAGAAAACGCCTATATGAATCATACGCAAAGCGCTCTCCACTTTTGGAAGCCAAGCCAGCAACTACGTCATCGTTGAGTCCTAGATTCAGGACAGTGTCCATCATACCAGGCATCGATATCTAAAAGTGAGAATAATAGCAAGTGGTAAAAAAAGCAGCTGATACAAGCAAGTAATACAGACAAAGCAACATAATCTTCTGAGTTCATTAAGATAGTCAAAATATTCCCGGTCATGCAAACCTATCCAGCAACTAGGAATTTTTCTAAAGTTAATTAAGTAATTATCACTGTCAGTAATAGATACGTACTGCGGCACCAGATCGAACAGAAAGGAGAAGAGGCTTAGATGAATCACCAAGGAATGCACCCATGTCTTCCTGCACGAACTCCAGTCCTTCCAGTATCTCTTCCCATAGTCCTTGTGGCAGACTCTTTCCATTTTTTTGATATTCCTGGCATGCTTCGGTGGAAATAGTGAAGCCTGGAGGGACTGACAAACCAATGCTTGCCATTTCAGCCAGATTTGCTCCTTTGCCTCCAAGCTAAATACACATATATGgtacaaatacaaaaaatttcaTCCATAAAAGACGTTTCACACTGACATATAATCATAGACAGCAACTGAAAGAAATGTGCCACCACTGAGGAATGTATAATTCAAAATACAGTTTCAAGCTTAAAAATGAAGATCAGTTAAACAAAGGTGAATTAACTCAGAGAATTAAGTCATAAGCATGAGAAGACATTTAGATTTCCTAAGACATAATAACTTAATAAGAAATCACAGATTTTAATTGTGGTCTCAATCACTCAATGGGCTTATAGCAATGCATTCTTCGATCACAAAAATGGGCTCGAGCAAGGGACATACTAAACAGCATGTTACATATTAAGCTATGTTCCTTACATTTTAGAAGATCCTAACAAGTTATTATAGTGGAATGATGAGCTGACAATACTTACCAAAGACTTCATAGCCTTGTTGCCATCACAATTTCCTTTCCCAAATGTGAATACTCTCTGCACGAAAACAGAGAAAGCACAGACTTATATCTAAGCATCTCCAGTTAAAGAAAGCCATTTGTACGAGTTCTTTTTACATCAGTGAGCTAAACTAAATATTACCTTCATGGTTCCTAACAGCAAAAAGCTTTCAAGATTTTGGTTGATGAGTAAAATGAAAAGATTGCTAGTTCTTATATAGTGATTACAGACAAAAAGATGCATGCATGGTGAAGATACAGTAATAGGACAAATTTAGAGTATTAAGATGATAAGTAGATAACTGCAACAGCCGACGTATGTACTTGTGTCAAAACCATTCCCATCCCCTATAGGCTGTAACAACCTTTTACATTGGAATTGATGATACCTGATCCTGATGCAATCTTATCTAGTTCAATCACTGATCCTTTTTTCTTTCGTCACAAAAATTGCACAAAGCCAGATCAAATAATTTCATATTGTTGAATTTTATTTAGCAGAGTAAAATTCCAATTCAGGGAAGAATTACAAGTGTGCTATGAAATGTACCTTTTTGGAAACCTTGGCAGGGTCTGATATTGGAGTAAGAATAGCTTGAGACCGGTTTGGACCCCGAGCTGGAGTCTCACGACTATTTGGCGAGTGGCAGCAACTGAGTCGAACTCGACTCGTCCTCTGCCCCACGGGAATAGGTAAAGGTCCAACACTATCAATCTGCTGGTCTGCATACTTTTCCTTGAACAATCTTTGTGTATACACATCCCCTGTATTTCTAATACACCTCGAAAGCATACTGCTGCCATAAGATGAAGACATTCACTTCACTTCACTGCAgattccaaaaaattaaaataaaatcacactTAACATATTTGTGTACAAAATCTAATCTACTTAGGCGCGATCaatatttttgtgtgtgttatgcattaattttattacctttttatgatatataattagtCATGGAAGAGTTTAGTATTCTTTCCATTCTTGCATCCAATAAACACACAGGAATCTTGGTTCAGATCAAACAATTTACAAATCaggattaacaattttttctcGTTGGAGACATAGTAGCCCGATTTAACGGAAAAAAAACGCTAGTACTATGGAGCATCAATTATTTATCTGGACCGAACCGAAACACTTGTACCAGAATTAAATTTCATTGTCCTGTAACTGAATGTCGAAAATTGCAGACTCAAACAGAAACGTAAGGTGCAAATATTAGCTAAAAGTTTGAACTAACGAAATATATCCTAGGCAGCTGAAACTTAGTTGTAATACTCAGCAGGCTCATCAAGCATGCAACTACAACATAAAAGCGTACCTGTGCAGCTTCAAATGATGATATATGTAcaggtataaatatatatatactgattcttgaaacaattaaaaatggtGTTTCTTGCAAGACATGAAACTGTGATCATACCCAATAAAGCTGGACTTCACTTGAGCCTTTCATCGTAATTTCCCGTACTACCCCTTCTGGCCAAAATTTTCTAATCCATATATATTGTtatctataatattataattctgaATTTGCATACCATTAACTTTATGTTTTTCTTGTTGCACTTGTCTCTCTCGTATATTTtctgataattttattatctacTTTTAGTTTACTCACGCTTCAAATCCATTTTCAATTGTCTCTTTAATCATGTTTTTTTccatctaatattaatattgtgaTCCATATAACGTTTACCTATAAAGACACACTAATAATCATTTGTTTAATAATtggatgataaatttttattaattataattatactaATAATAATGATCTCAGCATGCACTAAAATGTTTtatcaatcaaaatttttttatctaactaaaaatatttgttaGTGTTCGTTAATAAAAAGACTACAGAACTATAGAGGGACCAAGAAGAAAGTAAGGGTATACTTGTGATAAACGACCAGGGTGAGAGAAGGATAATTTAGGAAGTTTATATGTTCTGTGGGACACTTGCTAATGTCGTGGGACAAAGGTGTCATACGTTTTGAGAATATACTTTTTCGCCAAAAGGGGCTCGCCACGTGGCTTACTATGAGACACAGAGTGAAATGTGCCATCCTTGCTCTCTCCTGCACTACCTTATCTTCTTAATTTCATTTCCCAACATGCTTTGCTTTGCCGCCGGCTTCATTTATTCAACTATTCCTTCCGTCACGGCCATTCTTTATATTTGAATTGTGCATTgatgttaaaaaatatgtataaaataaaaaaaaataaaaagaaaattagatGAAGTGGGGgtctattaatttttaatgtataaaaaaaagatagtgACGTAAAAATAATGTGAAAATGAATTAGGAAAAGTGGAGGAGTAGTGGGACTCATTGATTATTTttagtaagttttgaaatgtaaaaaaatggaacggacatcccaaaaaaaaagggtaaagaaatggttgggatCGAGAGAGTATTTCTATATTGACATGCTTCAAAATTGAATTTCAAATCCCTCTGGATaaacttaaaaacaaaattcAGAACGATGTTTAGTTATATTTTGTTACAGATTAGAAAACGAAGGATGAGTTTCGTGCTTTTATGACTGTTTTCAAAAATCGAGAGTCCACATATCTTAATCATaatgaagaatcaagtcaaaaaacgtattTCTAATTGTGAGGGGTTGAGCCCTTTACATAAAATTAGAGTATGAGATAGAATCAGTAGAGTTGGAGGTTGATCAGACCTTCTAATCATGGTTTTCTACTCTATTTTTAGACTTCTATCAGTTGTATGATTCTATGGGACACTCTTCTACATGAAGTAGACTTTTTCGAAACTCATAatctgatttattatttattttaataataagtatgaatttaaaaagatatatacATGATATATCTATTTTCATATATGTGGGCTCCTTATTTCACTCAAAGTCCTGCCCATAGTAATGATAGTTGCCTGCTAGGCTTAATTAATGGACCTGACCTTTATTCAAGTTAATTTCAGGGCCTCTTAGTGGGCCTATCCTAAGATTATTGcgcattatattaaatataacatttaataTTGTTGAATTGTGTTTCATTATCAGTGACTAAGATCTGAGGTATGTTGTACATGCATATGATGTTCTCCAAGAAAAATTGTGCAACCTTCTTGGTGGTCATCTTGGACAAGGGTTTAGCCTCAATCCAGTTAGAAAAGTAGTCGACTGTCACTATCAGGAACTTCCTTTGAGCTAGTGCGAGCGGAAACGGTCCTATAATATCGATTCCCACATCGCAAAGAGAAAATGATGAGGGATGTCAATATCTCAGGGGGCCGGCACACAACCGGCGAAGAACTCTGACATCGATCACATAGCTTGAGATAATCTTGAGCGTGCTTAGCATATCTGGCCAGTAAAAACCAAGGCAGGTGATTTTATGAGTCAATGCTCTCCCACCAAGGTGTTGACCGCAAAATCCTTCATGAACCTCTCTCAGGGCTTTCCGAGCCTTATTCGGTCTTAAACGTCTCAAATATGGGATAACAAATGATTTCTTGTAAGAGATCCATTCTATGAGAGCATATTTCAAAGCTCTTACTTGGAGCTTTCGTGCATCCTCTAATTGGGTGGTAGATTCCAGTCTTGAGGTACATCTTTATCTTGTCCATCCAAGTAGCTCAGTATCAATTGGGGCTATCAGCTTTGCGTTGATACTTGAGGTTCTCAATGGTAGTAAACGCTTCCTAAGCAAATCTCATAGCCTTCACATTCTTTTttccatatatatactttatctTACATTCTTTGAACTGTGTCATCTGAGCTTTCACAATCCTCAAATATTTTAGCATCGTATCCTCACGTGCTTAAAACTCACCATTAATCTGAGAAACTACAAGTCTTGAGTCTCCATAGACTTTCAGGTTTTTGACTATCAGATTTCAAGCTAACCCCAATCCTGTTATCAAAGCTTCATATTCAGCTTCGTTGTTGATGATAGGAAAATCcaactttataatatattcaaCAATGAACCCATCAaggctttggagcacaagtctTGCACCactgatttttgtttttgaagctccaTCAAAAAACAACATCTTTACTCATTAGACTTCACATCTTCTTTGGGTTCTACTACCTTGCCCACCTACCCATCGACTTCCTGATTATCGATGATACATTCAACAAAGTCTGCTAGAGCTTGAGTTTTAATCTCCATTTGTTGCTTGTAACGAATCTCAAACTCTCCGAACTATATTGCCGACTTAATCAATCTTCCATTATCCTTTAGGCTATGCATTATGTTACAAAGGGGCTGGTTTGTCAAAGCTTCGATTTTGTGAGACTGGAAGTAAGGTCTCAGCTTTCCTGAGGTTGTAATCATAGCTAACGTAAATTCCTCAATTACAAAGTAGTTGAGTTCTACTCCATGCAATACCTTGCTGGCATAGCAAACAAGTTTCTCAATTCTTCGATTCTGAGGAATAAAAACTGTACTCAGTGCTTTGTCTGAAACAACTAGATAGACATACAAAGTCTCTCTATCCAAAGGCTTTGACAGAAGATGTGGCTCTACCATATACTTCTTAAATTCCTCAAAGGTCACATGGCTCTCCTCTGTCCATTCAAAATTCTTAACATTTTTTAAAGCTTTAAAAAAAAGGCAAACACATATCTCCGGATTTAGAGATGAACTATCCCAGTGTTACAATCCCTCCTGTCAACTTTTATACATCCCTGTTGTTTTAGGTGGTTACATATCGAGGATGGTctttatcttgtcggggttggcctcGATTCCACGTTTGGAGACCATCAACCCTAAAAAAATTCCGAATCAAACTCCAAAGGCACGGTTGGCTGGATTCAGCATTATCTTATATGCTCTCAGAACTTCAAAAGTCTCTCTCAGGTGCTCAAGGTGATCAACtttgttcaagctcttcactgTCATCGACATAGACCTCCATGGTCTTCCTAATTAAATGCTTAAACGTCTTATTTGTTAGACACTGATACGTGGATCCCGCATTCTTAAGACCAAACGTCATAATCAAGTAGCAAAATACATCAAAGTTAGTGATACACGCACCTTAGAAACACACTATATCCTTatccatccggatctgattgTATCCACTGAAGCCGTTCATAAAACTCAAAGTATCATGACCAGCAGTGACGTCTCTCAAAGTATCGATTGTTGGAAGAGGAAAACAATCCTTCACAATTCACACAAGCATCATTCAAGTTTGTGAAATCTATACATATCTTCCACTTTACAGTAATCTTCTTGATCACGATTGGGTAAATTTACCATTTTGAAAGCTGAATTTTCACAATAAACCCTCAGATTAAATAATGAACCTGAAacacttttttatatttgttatcgTAATAGATTATTTGCCGAACACGCGCGTAAAGAAAGTACACTTCAGTATATCCAGCAAAGCAGCAGCAGAGAGTGACACGTAAACAAGTTGTTATTGCGGCTTTCTGTTCCCGAATCTAACTCTCACATGACATAAACCCTAACatactctccctctctctctccccttcgCTCTCGAACACAGTATAATCATGGAGGTTGCTCGAAACCCCATAGAACAGGAATTCACAATAGCTTCACTTTCTCACCtcccatcatcatcatcatcatcatctcctGCTTTATCTCCTATAATTCAGTTCTTCTCCGACTCCGGAGTATCGGAGCTCCGATTCGAACAAGGCTCCGAACCTCTCAACTTCAATCTCTGTGTATCTCAGGTTCACCATCCTCTCCTATTTCATCATATTATTGTTCTCTTAACGACTACTAATTgttaattttatgttttcttcAGAATCATAATGTGTGTTGTATTGTTTTCAGGTTTTTAAGTTAGGGCCTACGGAATCGATATGCGTGTGTCAAGGTTCGGAAACTGACAAGGAGGTGTGGAATTATGTCAATGTTgtggttctaatttttgttgTGCACATTTGTGTTTTATATGGAATGTAGTATTACCCGGAGTTTGATGTACAGAGTATTGGTTATTATATGCCGCGTTGTAAAGTGTTTTATGAGTTATAGGGTGTTGATATACTTAGCGGACTCGTTAAAAAGATTAGCTAATTTGTTATAGAGGTTCATAAGTGAATTAACTACggatttttgttttgaaatgtGATTGAAATAATACTTGCTACTTGCTTTGCTTGTAGTCAGTAGTCAGCACTATTGTAATGTGCTAACATCTGTAAACGTTGAACTTTGGTGCATTAAAATTTCTGTTATTGGCTGAAGGATTGTCACCTCCTTAGAAAAAGGGCGTCAACTTTTTAAAGAAGTTTTTTACTGTTAGGTAGAATGTTCATCTGAGTGAGGCATTGTAGTAAAAATTAGCTAGTAGGTGTGAGATTTATGAgtcaaaaatatcactttttCTCAAGTTTTGATCTAGATACGGAACACGCTTTAAATGCAGAAACTTGTATAAACTCACTTGTTTATGGAGaataaccaaattcttattaatGACAAGAAGAAGATCCCTGCAGCTGC
This genomic window from Daucus carota subsp. sativus chromosome 7, DH1 v3.0, whole genome shotgun sequence contains:
- the LOC108196248 gene encoding pyruvate, phosphate dikinase, chloroplastic isoform X3 encodes the protein MKRVFTFGKGNCDGNKAMKSLLGGKGANLAEMASIGLSVPPGFTISTEACQEYQKNGKSLPQGLWEEILEGLEFVQEDMGAFLGDSSKPLLLSVRSGAAISMPGMMDTVLNLGLNDDVVAGLASKSGERFAYDSYRRFLDMFGNVVMGIPHSSFEEELENLKAVKGVKEDTDLTAADLQELVEQYKKVYIKATGGKFPSDPKKQMQLAINAVFDSWDSPRANKYRSINQITGLKGTAVNIQTMVFGNMGNTSGTGVLFTRNPSTGEKKLYGEFLINAQGEDVVAGIRTPEDLNTMKNCMPDAYKELVENCEILERHYKDMMDIEFTVQENRLWMLQCRSGKRTGQGAVKIAVDMVNEGLVDARTAIKMVEPQHLDQLLHPQFENPSAYKDKVVATGLPASPGAAIGQVVFSAEDAEAWHAQGKSAILVRTETSPEDVGGMHAAAGILTARGGMTSHAAVVARGWGKCCVSGCADIRVNDSEKLVVIGDLVIYEGDWISLNGSTGEVIMGKQPLSPPALSSDLETFMSWADEIRQLKVMANADTPDDALAARKNGAEGIGLCRTEHMFFASDERIKAVRKMIMAVTHEQRKAALDLLLPYQRSDFEGIFRAMDGLPVTIRLLDPPLHEFLPEGDLEEIVGELTSETGMSEDEVYSRIEKLSEVNPMLGFRGCRLGISYPELTEMQVRAIFQASLSLSNQGFTVFPEIMVPLVGTPQELRHQVNLVHTVAKTVFSEMGSSLSYKVGTMIEIPRAALVADEIAMEAEFFSFGTNDLTQMTFGYSRDDVGKFLPIYLAQGILQSDPFEVLDQKGVGQLVKMATERGRAARPNLKVGICGEHGGEPSSVAFFAQAGLDYVSCSPFRVPIARLAAAQVAV
- the LOC108196248 gene encoding pyruvate, phosphate dikinase, chloroplastic isoform X2, translating into MLSRCIRNTGDVYTQRLFKEKYADQQIDSVGPLPIPVGQRTSRVRLSCCHSPNSRETPARGPNRSQAILTPISDPAKVSKKRVFTFGKGNCDGNKAMKSLLGGKGANLAEMASIGLSVPPGFTISTEACQEYQKNGKSLPQGLWEEILEGLEFVQEDMGAFLGDSSKPLLLSVRSGAAISMPGMMDTVLNLGLNDDVVAGLASKSGERFAYDSYRRFLDMFGNVVMGIPHSSFEEELENLKAVKGVKEDTDLTAADLQELVEQYKKVYIKATGGKFPSDPKKQMQLAINAVFDSWDSPRANKYRSINQITGLKGTAVNIQTMVFGNMGNTSGTGVLFTRNPSTGEKKLYGEFLINAQGEDVVAGIRTPEDLNTMKNCMPDAYKELVENCEILERHYKDMMDIEFTVQENRLWMLQCRSGKRTGQGAVKIAVDMVNEGLVDARTAIKMVEPQHLDQLLHPQFENPSAYKDKVVATGLPASPGAAIGQVVFSAEDAEAWHAQGKSAILVRTETSPEDVGGMHAAAGILTARGGMTSHAAVVARGWGKCCVSGCADIRVNDSEKLVVIGDLVIYEGDWISLNGSTGEVIMGKQPLSPPALSSDLETFMSWADEIRQLKVMANADTPDDALAARKNGAEGIGLCRTEHMFFASDERIKAVRKMIMAVTHEQRKAALDLLLPYQRSDFEGIFRAMDGLPVTIRLLDPPLHEFLPEGDLEEIVGELTSETGMSEDEVYSRIEKLSEVNPMLGFRGCRLGISYPELTEMQVRAIFQASLSLSNQGFTVFPEIMVPLVGTPQELRHQVNLVHTVAKTVFSEMGSSLSYKVGTMIEIPRAALVADEIAMEAEFFSFGTNDLTQMTFGYSRDDVGKFLPIYLAQGILQSDPFEVLDQKGVGQLVKMATERGRAARPNLKVGICGEHGGEPSSVAFFAQAGLDYVSCSPFRVPIARLAAAQVAV
- the LOC108196248 gene encoding pyruvate, phosphate dikinase, chloroplastic isoform X1; translation: MSSSYGSSMLSRCIRNTGDVYTQRLFKEKYADQQIDSVGPLPIPVGQRTSRVRLSCCHSPNSRETPARGPNRSQAILTPISDPAKVSKKRVFTFGKGNCDGNKAMKSLLGGKGANLAEMASIGLSVPPGFTISTEACQEYQKNGKSLPQGLWEEILEGLEFVQEDMGAFLGDSSKPLLLSVRSGAAISMPGMMDTVLNLGLNDDVVAGLASKSGERFAYDSYRRFLDMFGNVVMGIPHSSFEEELENLKAVKGVKEDTDLTAADLQELVEQYKKVYIKATGGKFPSDPKKQMQLAINAVFDSWDSPRANKYRSINQITGLKGTAVNIQTMVFGNMGNTSGTGVLFTRNPSTGEKKLYGEFLINAQGEDVVAGIRTPEDLNTMKNCMPDAYKELVENCEILERHYKDMMDIEFTVQENRLWMLQCRSGKRTGQGAVKIAVDMVNEGLVDARTAIKMVEPQHLDQLLHPQFENPSAYKDKVVATGLPASPGAAIGQVVFSAEDAEAWHAQGKSAILVRTETSPEDVGGMHAAAGILTARGGMTSHAAVVARGWGKCCVSGCADIRVNDSEKLVVIGDLVIYEGDWISLNGSTGEVIMGKQPLSPPALSSDLETFMSWADEIRQLKVMANADTPDDALAARKNGAEGIGLCRTEHMFFASDERIKAVRKMIMAVTHEQRKAALDLLLPYQRSDFEGIFRAMDGLPVTIRLLDPPLHEFLPEGDLEEIVGELTSETGMSEDEVYSRIEKLSEVNPMLGFRGCRLGISYPELTEMQVRAIFQASLSLSNQGFTVFPEIMVPLVGTPQELRHQVNLVHTVAKTVFSEMGSSLSYKVGTMIEIPRAALVADEIAMEAEFFSFGTNDLTQMTFGYSRDDVGKFLPIYLAQGILQSDPFEVLDQKGVGQLVKMATERGRAARPNLKVGICGEHGGEPSSVAFFAQAGLDYVSCSPFRVPIARLAAAQVAV